The Sesamum indicum cultivar Zhongzhi No. 13 linkage group LG6, S_indicum_v1.0, whole genome shotgun sequence genomic interval ATCTATGAAGAATCCTTGTCTACAAGAGCACAGAGCTATCCCAAGGCACCAGAGAAGGCCTCTAGATCTCGAACTTTCTCCTAGTCATTACACCCATGATGATGAAGGCCTTACAAGCGAAAGTTATGGTTGTGTCACTCAAGAAGTTTCTGGAAAAATGAAGTATGACGTCTATGATGATAAATTGTCTTCCATGGAGGAGCTTAAGCTCTCTCTGGGAGCAGATGCAGAAGCTTGGCAAAAAGTTGGTAGCAGAAAATCCTGCAAGGATAAGATTATATGTTCTCCTTCCCGAGAGACTACTAGTTTAGAAGGATCCACTTATTTTGGAGATCTTGTGACCCGACATGGGCTTGGGTGTCCCATCCAGGTCACTAACTCTGGAGCAAAGCATGAATTTGGTGGATCCAGTTGCAGTTTCAGTTTCAGAAGTAGGAAAACTGATGTTTTTTACAGGATTTCAGAATCTCCCTCAGTCACAGATAGCAGACCAATTCTTCTTGAAAGGAAACACTTCAATCAAGGTGGGCCCATTAATACTAGCTTATGAGCACACAATTAGTTTTCTGTTTTTGATTTCTGATTTTGGTTAAATCCTTCTGCAGGTGTTGAACAATGCCATGATGAGCTCCCACAGAAAAGTATGTCAGCCAGAAGAAAGCTGTTTACTTCTCATGAAGTGGGAGAACTGGACCTCAACAAGGCTCTTCCTGATGAATCATCCGTTCACTCGATTGATCACTGGACATCCAATCCCTCAAAGTGTACCTCTTCAGGTGTTACAGATGACGAGGTTGGCAGATATGGTCAACCCACTCATTTGACGGATCTTGACTGGCGAAAACCAAAGAATAATTGCTCTAATGAGTCGTCTGCATTGGTGATGGGTCGCCAGGACATGGCGAACTCAACTTTGACAACTTTACCAAGCAGATGTACTGGGGAACATATTTGTGGAAGTATATTGTGCTCTGAGGGTACTGGTTCTGTTTGTCGACCACCTTCGGACAATAAAGACACCAACGTTAGACTCAAAAAAGCAGAATCTGAAATAAGTTTAGCTGACCAAGCCTGTCAGAAGACATTTATACCTGAAATGAATAGTAAGAAGAATAAAGAAGAGAAGCTGCATTCGCATTACTCCTGTCAAGAACTTCTTGAGGGCACAGACAGCAATAGATCTCCCGTCTCTTGCAAGTCTGATGGGACCACAGACGATATATCAAGCAACACTAGGACAAGGGAATGTGGTATTGGTACGTCAAACTCAAATGTTTCGGCTAGTGTATTCCAAAATTCTGAGTCTTCTCTAGTTACCACGAAACCAGTTGAGCACAATGTGGCGACTTCAGTGGAAATGAAATCTCAGTCTTATCCGAAGAAGGAAGACGTCGATATTATGGTCCGAAAAGGAGCTGTCTCTCTCTTATACTTTTCATCGGAATGTTCAACTCGAATTAAAGATCATGTTCTCGAGACCCAAAAAACAAAGGGAAACCATAATGTCGTGAAGGACGTTCCACAAAGCTCATCCGAATCCTATGAAGCAATTGTGCTAAATCAACGGGAGTGCAGTGCCGAGGAATACTGCATGTCATCAACTCCATTTGAAGTAAGCAGCTCAAATAAGAAGGATCACGGTGTGAAGTTGAGGCGAGGGAGGAGAATGAAGGACTTTCAAAAGGACATTCTGCCGAGCATGTCGTCCCTATCTAGACAGGAGATATGTGAAGATATAAAAATCATGGAATTAGCTATTCGATCCAGAGAATACAAGAAATACAGATCCAAGACGACTAACAGAAACGACTGCTTTTCATCAGCTAGAAGTAAGAGGTCGAGACTTAGCTACGTAGGCCGTAGATACTATTCTTGAgggattttccttttttaaatttctttttcaagctAGGAACTGCAATATGATTTTTTCGATGGACTTTTAGGTGTTCTTTTCATTATAAGAATTTGCAAATGTTGAAATGTGATTTATTAGCTGGAGTTTGCAAATCTTGccgcaaattttttttaatttgggtCCTTTGGTCTCATTGGTTCATCTCTGCCGGCATGAAAGCaaatttttggtcctatactttttattttttggcgTTTTAGTCATATCTATCTACGAGGCAAAATAAGTCCAGTAACTTTTATTGTATGTCCCCTTTGGTCTATTAAATTGATCAACGAGAATAAAAGCcctaaattaaagaaagtacGTGTGAGGCGCATATTTTTTTCCcgataatatttacaaatttctgagactgaaaaatcaaaatcacaaaaaataaaaaaaattatgaaatctaTTCActaccctaaaaaaaaaaaaaactaaaacgTCAAATACAAAAAGCAgagaacaaaaattacaatttaatccCAAAAAACACCGAATATACTATGAATTTAACCACACAATATGCGAAAAACATATAGTTACATCTCTAACAGTGGAGTATATATCTTTCTTGATTCTGGAATTTGTCTTTTGGACATGCACCCAATATCATATATCTGCCTCGGATTCTCCTAAGTTCTCTCAACCAAAAAATCTctataatgtttggattcattttttaagtgttttgttgagatagagagagaaaaacaaagataaataagtatgtgttagagataatatgtatgtttggatttattttcgaagataatttaaaataagtatggtatgtttaatgttgtgttttgagaGACAagaattactattcattgtcaaatcatgtcttttttatatatatttatgtatatatatgtgtatatacaaatgtatatatttatgctaaaacagtttgaaaacacctaaataaagTGTTTTTAAATGATGGCAAATATTGGGTATATTTGACTTATCCTgaaaataacttataaataaaaacaaatatagtaGTGGATTGCCTTCAATCttccaaatatatttctttcacatatacatatatatccacTAGTCATTGTTTGCTTCATCCCATGATTAGTCATTATTAGTAAATGTTTGATGTTACGTATTTAACGTGATGCATCAACGTGTACCGAttgttatgattattattaaatattgaccGATTGATGAAGTTCACCACTAATAAGCAACCACCAATTTTTgttccattttatttaaaatcactATATGTTAAATATGGTAGGGcccataattatttttatacatcttcttttattaaaacaagcaattagtagaaaataaggtttaaaatatttgggcccgcttgggttttttttttttttttttttggttgtctAGACAAGCTAAGTTCgatcaatattaaaatatatgtactaattaaaaaaatattattaagtaattaaaatggGAAAAAGTGTTCCTAATGATAATCACAATtagtgattaaaaaaatattgtttttatcAGAATGATGGATTTCACTAGTTTACAAGCTTAATAGCGACAATGATTAGTATTTAAGTTGtccactaataattatatagtattttttaaattgtctCTTTGGAccagaagaaatataaatttcaccatcatgattaattattatagtcgaaaggaaaaaaaatcgtaatgaatttaaattaactcGACTGTGTAATGGTCATTTAATCATAACCAAAAAatatggcaaatatttttattatagctaaaattatggaaaattttattgaccaTATTTGGCCTTAGTATATAGTTATTGATTTACGatgattttaaattgtagtcatttataatgtaaagtaaaattaatttttttttaattatagtgcTATGACATTTATATTGCATGTATAATGatactttgttttttcttcttctatgaATAGCagtatgataaaaaataatattattaacataagtgataattttaatattgtcactatatataatgattattCATATACAAttggattttattattattattataaaaattaatatcattgaAACTAGCATATAGTATTACTAATTCTTTAAATAGTGGAAACAACCCATGATCCAGTTTTGCATTGAATAATTGTGTAtccataatttgattttttattttaaattatattacatcatTTCTTctgtttaatatatatatatatatatatattacgtgTATAAAGATGatgttatgtattttatttagaaaattattttatataaataatatgcccattagaaaaaaaaattattattagcttTAATATTAGTAGGTATGTCTAAAAAGTATAGTAAAtgacttttattaattacagttaaataaatcgatgcaaaaattaatttttccaccataaaattttttttttgccacgGCTAAGAGCCATGGTAAAAACATTTAAACCACAACAAATCTTTTAGTCACCCTCGCAAAAATCATGCATTGCGCGATTgtgatcaataattatttactacaattatttattattaatcatgacaattaattataattatgtattataatttttctagcgATTGTATGTGTTAAATAAAGTAGAAGCagcataaaatttgaaataaaaaattcaatctgcCAACACAAAAACATCGTCACACcatcaaaatcaatttcaatTGGCCCATACCCATTTCTAAAACTTGGGAGCTGTGATTCaatgtcaataaattaattatctacaTCCTAATTTAAAAGGTATTTATGAGCTTAATTAAGTCtgtaatacatttaaaaaattgaggtGATTTATAAATGTAcggtaaataattaaaaaaattaaatgcattttgctCTTCTAATACTATGAAGATGGTATTGAAAAACCCTTCTATTTCTATAATCCTCAAAAACTCCtcgtaatttaatttgaaaaaacaataaaaatatccttattccttaataagaataaacaaatacatttcaaatataaacttaaataaagaaaatacgTAATAATGAAATtctggaaaaaataaaagatccaAAATCAGATTATATGAAGG includes:
- the LOC105164291 gene encoding uncharacterized protein LOC105164291 isoform X1; translated protein: MLISSDSGVNMVLGFDDSLQNVLTQTMLNQEEIFRNQVLELHRLYQIQKIMMKELDPKRSGGDSPHFFVGPFSKHMKYESLATETKLGEVHMICSSRSMKNPCLQEHRAIPRHQRRPLDLELSPSHYTHDDEGLTSESYGCVTQEVSGKMKYDVYDDKLSSMEELKLSLGADAEAWQKVGSRKSCKDKIICSPSRETTSLEGSTYFGDLVTRHGLGCPIQVTNSGAKHEFGGSSCSFSFRSRKTDVFYRISESPSVTDSRPILLERKHFNQGVEQCHDELPQKSMSARRKLFTSHEVGELDLNKALPDESSVHSIDHWTSNPSKCTSSGVTDDEVGRYGQPTHLTDLDWRKPKNNCSNESSALVMGRQDMANSTLTTLPSRCTGEHICGSILCSEGTGSVCRPPSDNKDTNVRLKKAESEISLADQACQKTFIPEMNSKKNKEEKLHSHYSCQELLEGTDSNRSPVSCKSDGTTDDISSNTRTRECGIGTSNSNVSASVFQNSESSLVTTKPVEHNVATSVEMKSQSYPKKEDVDIMVRKGAVSLLYFSSECSTRIKDHVLETQKTKGNHNVVKDVPQSSSESYEAIVLNQRECSAEEYCMSSTPFEVSSSNKKDHGVKLRRGRRMKDFQKDILPSMSSLSRQEICEDIKIMELAIRSREYKKYRSKTTNRNDCFSSARSKRSRLSYVGRRYYS
- the LOC105164291 gene encoding uncharacterized protein LOC105164291 isoform X2 → MLISSDSGVNMVLGFDDSLQNVLTQTMLNQEEIFRNQICSSRSMKNPCLQEHRAIPRHQRRPLDLELSPSHYTHDDEGLTSESYGCVTQEVSGKMKYDVYDDKLSSMEELKLSLGADAEAWQKVGSRKSCKDKIICSPSRETTSLEGSTYFGDLVTRHGLGCPIQVTNSGAKHEFGGSSCSFSFRSRKTDVFYRISESPSVTDSRPILLERKHFNQGVEQCHDELPQKSMSARRKLFTSHEVGELDLNKALPDESSVHSIDHWTSNPSKCTSSGVTDDEVGRYGQPTHLTDLDWRKPKNNCSNESSALVMGRQDMANSTLTTLPSRCTGEHICGSILCSEGTGSVCRPPSDNKDTNVRLKKAESEISLADQACQKTFIPEMNSKKNKEEKLHSHYSCQELLEGTDSNRSPVSCKSDGTTDDISSNTRTRECGIGTSNSNVSASVFQNSESSLVTTKPVEHNVATSVEMKSQSYPKKEDVDIMVRKGAVSLLYFSSECSTRIKDHVLETQKTKGNHNVVKDVPQSSSESYEAIVLNQRECSAEEYCMSSTPFEVSSSNKKDHGVKLRRGRRMKDFQKDILPSMSSLSRQEICEDIKIMELAIRSREYKKYRSKTTNRNDCFSSARSKRSRLSYVGRRYYS